One stretch of Streptomyces sp. NBC_01363 DNA includes these proteins:
- a CDS encoding M56 family metallopeptidase, with the protein MIYAVWVPLLMPFLAVPAARRLADALSPVRAVRLLAATGVGLAVCSVLALVLLVVPGATRFSAVSAVGELVRPLSDSAPAVTVSLAVAALALLVGCAAAVARAARRHWAELCRAGRFDGRTAGELAVLRDSRPDAYALPGRPGTPGRIVVTTGMLRALDPAERDALLAHERAHLAGRHHLFIAAAEAAGLCHPALRSLRAPMGYALERCADEAAASAVGDRRVAARAIGRAALAARAAEDAPQPRPRVALAAAAGPVPRRVAALLGRNTTRPRVGRAAAAALLACLVVSGAAALDATSDLHSSIEAAQGESAHH; encoded by the coding sequence ATGATCTACGCAGTGTGGGTTCCGCTGCTGATGCCGTTCCTGGCGGTGCCCGCGGCCCGCCGTCTGGCGGACGCGCTGTCGCCGGTGCGTGCCGTACGGCTGCTCGCCGCGACGGGCGTCGGCCTCGCCGTGTGCAGCGTCCTCGCCCTGGTCCTGCTCGTGGTGCCCGGCGCGACCCGGTTCTCCGCGGTCTCCGCCGTGGGCGAACTCGTCAGACCGCTCTCCGACTCCGCCCCGGCCGTCACCGTGTCCCTGGCGGTCGCCGCACTGGCTCTCCTCGTGGGCTGCGCCGCCGCCGTCGCCCGCGCCGCACGCCGCCACTGGGCCGAGCTGTGCCGGGCCGGACGGTTCGACGGGCGCACCGCCGGTGAGCTGGCCGTCCTGCGCGACAGCCGCCCCGACGCCTACGCACTGCCGGGCCGCCCCGGGACTCCCGGCCGGATCGTCGTCACCACGGGAATGCTGCGCGCACTCGACCCCGCCGAACGCGATGCCCTGCTGGCACACGAACGCGCCCATCTCGCGGGCCGCCACCACCTCTTCATCGCCGCAGCCGAGGCCGCCGGGCTCTGCCACCCCGCGCTGCGTTCCCTGCGCGCCCCGATGGGCTACGCCCTGGAGCGCTGCGCCGACGAGGCGGCCGCCTCCGCCGTCGGGGACCGACGGGTCGCCGCCCGCGCCATCGGCCGGGCCGCCCTCGCCGCCCGCGCCGCCGAAGACGCTCCGCAGCCCCGTCCACGGGTGGCGCTTGCCGCAGCGGCCGGGCCCGTACCGCGCCGCGTCGCCGCGCTGCTCGGCCGGAATACGACACGGCCCCGCGTCGGCCGTGCCGCGGCGGCGGCGCTGCTGGCCTGCCTGGTCGTCTCCGGAGCCGCCGCGCTCGACGCGACGAGCGACCTGCACAGCAGCATCGAGGCGGCACAGGGCGAGAGCGCGCACCACTGA
- a CDS encoding NUDIX domain-containing protein, with the protein MDVTAVDDGARFEVLIGHMGGPFWAGRESAAWSIPKGEYGPEEEPEAAARREFEEEFGRPAPDGEWVALGAARQSGGKTVTVWALEADLDAATAVPGTFTMEWPRGSGVLREFPEVDRFAWCTPRDAAERLVTGQRVFLDRLREHLADGRVTPDQGGC; encoded by the coding sequence ATGGACGTCACGGCCGTGGACGACGGCGCCCGGTTCGAAGTGCTCATCGGGCACATGGGCGGCCCGTTCTGGGCGGGCCGCGAGAGCGCGGCCTGGTCGATCCCCAAGGGGGAGTACGGCCCCGAGGAGGAACCCGAGGCCGCCGCCCGCAGGGAGTTCGAGGAGGAGTTCGGACGTCCGGCGCCGGACGGTGAGTGGGTGGCGCTGGGTGCGGCACGTCAGTCCGGCGGCAAGACGGTGACGGTGTGGGCGCTGGAGGCGGATCTCGATGCCGCGACGGCGGTCCCCGGGACGTTCACCATGGAGTGGCCGAGGGGGTCGGGCGTGCTGCGGGAGTTCCCGGAGGTCGACCGGTTCGCCTGGTGCACGCCCCGGGACGCGGCGGAGCGGCTCGTCACGGGACAGCGGGTCTTCCTCGACCGGCTGCGGGAGCACCTGGCGGACGGACGGGTGACGCCCGATCAGGGTGGTTGTTGA
- a CDS encoding PTS-dependent dihydroxyacetone kinase phosphotransferase subunit DhaM, with protein sequence MSDGKQVGIVLVSHSGPVAESVAELARGLAAGGATAPVAAAGGTPAGGLGTSAELIAEAARSVDCGAGVALLVDLGSAVLTVKSMLAEGDELPDGSRLVDAPFVEGAVAAVVTASAGGDIAAVAAAASEAYGYRKL encoded by the coding sequence ATGAGTGACGGGAAGCAGGTCGGGATCGTGCTGGTCTCGCACAGCGGCCCGGTGGCCGAGTCGGTCGCCGAGCTGGCCAGGGGCCTTGCCGCGGGTGGCGCCACGGCTCCGGTGGCCGCCGCCGGCGGCACCCCGGCGGGTGGTCTCGGGACGAGTGCGGAGCTGATCGCCGAGGCCGCCAGGTCGGTGGACTGCGGCGCGGGCGTCGCGCTGCTGGTCGATCTGGGGAGCGCGGTGCTCACGGTCAAGTCGATGCTGGCCGAGGGCGACGAGCTGCCGGACGGCTCCCGGCTGGTGGACGCGCCGTTCGTGGAGGGCGCCGTGGCGGCCGTGGTCACGGCGTCGGCGGGCGGCGACATCGCGGCGGTGGCGGCTGCGGCTTCGGAGGCGTACGGGTACCGCAAGCTCTAG
- the dhaL gene encoding dihydroxyacetone kinase subunit DhaL — MLDAEFFHRWMAAAAALVSREADHLTDLDSAIGDADHGSNMQRGFAAVTSVLDKAPPQTPGAVLMLAGRQLISTVGGASGPLYGTLLRRTGKALGDAPTVTPQQLAEALGVGVAAVAQLGGAQAGDKTMLDALLPAAEALGTSFAAARDAAEAGALATVPMQARKGRASYLGERSIGHQDPGATSSALLIAALADTRAADGSDA, encoded by the coding sequence GTGCTCGACGCCGAATTCTTCCACCGTTGGATGGCCGCGGCCGCGGCTCTGGTGAGCCGTGAGGCGGACCACCTCACCGACCTCGACTCCGCGATCGGGGACGCCGATCACGGCAGCAATATGCAGCGCGGGTTCGCTGCGGTGACCTCGGTCCTGGACAAGGCGCCGCCGCAGACCCCGGGGGCCGTACTGATGCTGGCCGGCAGACAGTTGATCTCGACGGTCGGCGGTGCTTCGGGCCCGTTGTACGGGACGCTGCTGCGGCGTACGGGAAAGGCCCTGGGCGACGCCCCCACCGTGACACCGCAGCAGTTGGCGGAGGCGCTCGGGGTGGGCGTCGCGGCCGTGGCGCAGCTCGGTGGGGCGCAGGCCGGGGACAAGACGATGCTCGATGCACTGCTGCCGGCCGCCGAGGCGCTCGGCACGTCGTTCGCGGCGGCCCGGGACGCGGCCGAGGCGGGGGCGCTGGCGACGGTGCCGATGCAGGCCCGCAAGGGCAGGGCTAGCTACCTGGGTGAGCGCAGCATCGGTCATCAGGATCCCGGGGCGACGTCCTCGGCCCTGCTGATCGCCGCGCTGGCCGATACCCGGGCGGCGGACGGGAGCGACGCATGA
- the dhaK gene encoding dihydroxyacetone kinase subunit DhaK — MRMLINVPETVVADALRGMAAAHPELTVDVENRVVVRRDAPVAGKVALVSGGGSGHEPLHAGFVGPGMLSAACPGEVFTSPVPDQMVRAAAAVDSGAGVLFVVKNYTGDVLNFEMAAELAEDEGVQVTQVLVNDDVAVTDSLFTAGRRGTGATLFIEKIAGAAADEGAPLERVAAVARQVNEASRSFGVALGAVTTPAKGSPTFDLPPGELELGIGIHGEPGRERRPMMTSREIADFAVDAVLDDLRPTGPVIVLVNGMGATPLLELYGFNAEVQRVLSERGVVAARTLVGNYVTSLDMAGCSVTLCQVDEELLRLWDAPVETPALRWGR, encoded by the coding sequence TTGAGGATGCTGATCAACGTCCCCGAAACCGTTGTCGCGGACGCACTGCGCGGTATGGCCGCCGCCCACCCCGAGCTGACCGTGGATGTCGAGAACCGGGTCGTCGTACGACGCGACGCCCCCGTGGCCGGGAAGGTGGCGCTGGTCTCCGGCGGCGGTTCCGGGCACGAGCCGTTGCATGCGGGGTTCGTCGGGCCCGGGATGCTGTCCGCGGCCTGTCCCGGAGAGGTGTTCACCTCGCCCGTGCCGGATCAGATGGTGCGGGCCGCCGCCGCGGTCGACAGCGGGGCGGGGGTGCTGTTCGTCGTCAAGAACTACACGGGTGACGTGCTGAACTTCGAGATGGCCGCGGAGCTCGCCGAGGACGAGGGCGTACAGGTCACCCAGGTACTGGTCAATGACGACGTGGCGGTGACCGACAGTCTCTTCACGGCGGGGCGCCGGGGTACGGGCGCCACCCTGTTCATCGAGAAGATCGCCGGGGCGGCGGCCGACGAGGGTGCGCCGCTGGAGCGGGTGGCGGCCGTCGCCCGGCAGGTGAACGAGGCGTCGCGGAGTTTCGGGGTGGCGCTCGGCGCCGTCACCACGCCGGCCAAGGGCTCCCCCACGTTCGATCTGCCGCCAGGTGAGCTGGAGCTCGGCATCGGCATTCACGGCGAGCCGGGGCGGGAGCGGCGGCCGATGATGACCTCACGGGAGATCGCGGACTTCGCGGTGGACGCGGTGCTGGACGACCTGCGGCCGACCGGACCGGTGATCGTGCTGGTCAACGGGATGGGCGCGACGCCTCTGCTGGAGCTGTACGGGTTCAATGCCGAGGTCCAGCGGGTGCTGTCCGAGCGGGGCGTCGTGGCAGCTCGTACGCTCGTGGGGAACTATGTGACCTCGCTCGACATGGCGGGCTGTTCGGTGACGCTCTGCCAGGTGGACGAGGAGCTGCTGCGGCTCTGGGACGCGCCGGTGGAGACGCCTGCGCTGCGCTGGGGCCGTTGA
- a CDS encoding LLM class F420-dependent oxidoreductase codes for MPVSLGLGLPQMKQYDIGRDVAAVARAAEEVGYESLWVFERIIFPEPATQGLYGVPGLPWPEQYRSVADPLITLALAAGATSRARLGTSVLVAPLHVPFQLARSLASLDVASGGRVIAGIGTGWSLDEYAAASVAPFEKRGAVLDELLDVCAAVWGPDPVAYEGELTTIAPSEVGPKPVRPIPVYLPANSPRATRRLVDRADGWMPVAMGAAQLTEQWKRVQDLAAERGRERPVGVCARANARYSAEPVGGADRAPFHGDVAQIVEDLVAHAATGVPEILLDLQGTTRDASELIDVAAEVYGAARAAGV; via the coding sequence ATGCCGGTCTCGCTGGGTCTCGGTCTTCCGCAGATGAAGCAGTACGACATCGGCCGCGATGTGGCCGCCGTGGCACGCGCGGCGGAGGAGGTCGGCTACGAGAGCCTGTGGGTCTTCGAGCGGATCATCTTTCCCGAGCCCGCCACGCAGGGGCTGTACGGCGTTCCGGGGCTGCCCTGGCCCGAGCAGTACCGCAGTGTCGCCGACCCGCTGATCACGCTCGCGCTGGCCGCCGGGGCCACGAGCCGGGCCAGGCTCGGCACCAGCGTCCTGGTCGCGCCGCTGCACGTACCGTTCCAGCTGGCCCGTTCGCTCGCCTCGCTCGATGTCGCGAGCGGCGGCCGGGTGATCGCGGGCATCGGCACGGGCTGGTCCCTGGACGAGTACGCGGCCGCCTCGGTCGCCCCCTTCGAGAAGCGTGGTGCGGTCCTGGACGAGCTGCTGGACGTGTGCGCGGCGGTCTGGGGCCCGGATCCGGTCGCGTACGAGGGCGAGCTGACCACCATCGCCCCGTCCGAGGTCGGCCCGAAGCCGGTGCGCCCCATCCCGGTCTATCTGCCGGCGAACAGCCCCCGGGCCACCCGCCGGCTGGTCGACCGGGCGGACGGCTGGATGCCCGTGGCCATGGGCGCCGCCCAGCTGACCGAGCAGTGGAAGCGGGTCCAGGACCTGGCTGCCGAGCGCGGCCGGGAGCGTCCGGTCGGCGTCTGCGCCCGTGCCAACGCCAGGTACAGCGCCGAACCGGTCGGTGGTGCGGACCGCGCCCCCTTCCACGGCGATGTGGCCCAGATCGTCGAGGACCTGGTGGCCCATGCCGCGACGGGCGTTCCGGAGATCCTGCTGGATCTCCAGGGCACGACACGCGACGCCTCGGAGCTGATCGACGTGGCGGCCGAGGTGTACGGGGCGGCGCGGGCGGCGGGCGTCTGA
- a CDS encoding NADP-dependent isocitrate dehydrogenase, protein MTDSTIIYTHTDEAPALATYSFLPVVQAYASTAGVNVESRDISLAGRIIAGFPERLEEGQRIDDALAELGELAKRPEANIIKLPNISASIPQLKAAIAELQAQGYALPDYPDDPQTDEDKDVRARYDKVKGSAVNPVLREGNSDRRAPASVKNYAKAHPHRMGKWSADSKTNVATMGVDDFRSTEKSTVIAEAGSLRIELAGDDGSTTVLRESVPVLAGEVVDVAVMRVAALREFFTAQVARAKAEGVLFSVHLKATMMKVSDPIIFGHVVRAFFPNTFAKYGEVLVAAGLSPNDGLGAILKGLDSVPHVGAEIKASFEAELAEGPALAMVDSDKGITNLHVPSDVIVDASMPAMIRTSGHMWGPDGEEADTLAVLPDSSYAGVYQVVIDDCRANGAFDPSTMGSVPNVGLMAQKAEEYGSHDKTFEIPATGTVRVLDGSGDVVLEQAVGAGDIFRMCQAKDLPIQDWVKLAVTRARATGVPAVFWLDEDRAHDAQLIAKVKTYLADHDTDGLQIEIMSPVKATAFSLERIRRGEDTISVTGNVLRDYLTDLFPILELGTSAKMLSVVPLMNGGGLFETGAGGSAPKHVQQLVKENYLRWDSLGEFFALAASFEHLAATTGNARAQILADTLDRATGTFLNEDKSPSRKLGGIDNRGSHFYLALYWAQELAQQTDDAQLAQAFAALAKTLGEQEQTIVDELIAVQGSPVDIGGYYQPDPAKASAVMRPSETFVQAIAAIG, encoded by the coding sequence GTGACTGACTCGACCATCATCTATACACACACCGACGAGGCCCCGGCCCTGGCGACGTATTCGTTCTTGCCGGTTGTCCAGGCGTACGCCTCGACGGCCGGGGTCAATGTCGAGAGCCGTGACATCTCGCTGGCCGGACGCATCATCGCCGGCTTCCCCGAGCGTCTGGAGGAGGGCCAGCGCATCGACGACGCGCTCGCCGAGCTCGGTGAGCTGGCCAAGCGGCCCGAGGCCAACATCATCAAGCTGCCGAACATCTCGGCCTCGATCCCGCAGCTGAAGGCGGCCATCGCCGAGCTCCAGGCGCAGGGCTACGCGCTCCCGGACTACCCGGACGACCCGCAGACCGACGAGGACAAGGACGTCCGCGCGCGCTACGACAAGGTCAAGGGCAGCGCGGTGAACCCCGTGCTGCGCGAGGGCAACTCCGACCGCCGTGCCCCCGCCTCGGTCAAGAACTACGCCAAGGCGCACCCGCACCGCATGGGCAAGTGGTCCGCCGACTCGAAGACGAACGTCGCCACCATGGGCGTCGACGACTTCCGCTCCACCGAGAAGTCCACGGTCATCGCCGAGGCCGGTTCGCTGCGCATCGAGCTCGCCGGTGACGACGGCAGCACCACCGTGCTGCGCGAGTCGGTGCCGGTGCTCGCGGGCGAGGTCGTCGACGTGGCGGTCATGCGCGTCGCGGCGCTGCGCGAGTTCTTCACCGCGCAGGTCGCCCGCGCCAAGGCCGAGGGCGTGCTGTTCTCCGTCCACCTCAAGGCCACCATGATGAAGGTCTCCGACCCGATCATCTTCGGCCACGTGGTCCGCGCCTTCTTCCCGAACACCTTCGCCAAGTACGGTGAGGTGCTCGTCGCGGCCGGTCTGTCCCCGAACGACGGCCTCGGCGCCATCCTCAAGGGTCTGGACTCGGTGCCGCACGTGGGCGCCGAGATCAAGGCGTCCTTCGAGGCCGAGCTGGCCGAGGGCCCCGCGCTGGCCATGGTCGACTCGGACAAGGGCATCACCAACCTGCACGTACCGAGCGATGTCATCGTCGACGCCTCCATGCCGGCCATGATCCGCACCTCCGGTCACATGTGGGGCCCGGACGGCGAGGAGGCCGACACCCTCGCCGTGCTGCCGGACAGCAGCTACGCGGGTGTCTACCAGGTCGTCATCGACGACTGCCGCGCCAACGGCGCCTTCGACCCGTCGACGATGGGCTCGGTGCCGAACGTCGGTCTGATGGCCCAGAAGGCCGAGGAGTACGGCAGCCACGACAAGACCTTCGAGATCCCCGCCACCGGCACGGTGCGGGTCCTCGACGGCAGCGGCGACGTCGTGCTGGAGCAGGCCGTGGGCGCCGGCGACATCTTCCGCATGTGCCAGGCCAAGGACCTGCCGATCCAGGACTGGGTCAAGCTCGCCGTCACCCGCGCCCGCGCCACCGGCGTCCCGGCCGTGTTCTGGCTCGACGAGGACCGCGCCCACGACGCGCAGCTGATCGCCAAGGTCAAGACGTACCTCGCCGACCACGACACCGACGGTCTGCAGATCGAGATCATGTCGCCGGTGAAGGCCACCGCGTTCTCGCTGGAGCGCATCCGCCGCGGCGAGGACACCATCTCGGTCACCGGCAACGTGCTGCGTGACTACCTGACCGACCTGTTCCCGATCCTGGAGCTGGGCACGAGCGCGAAGATGCTCTCCGTCGTCCCGCTCATGAACGGCGGCGGTCTGTTCGAGACGGGCGCCGGCGGCTCCGCGCCCAAGCACGTGCAGCAGCTCGTCAAGGAGAACTACCTGCGCTGGGACAGCCTGGGCGAGTTCTTCGCGCTCGCGGCCAGCTTCGAGCACCTGGCGGCCACCACGGGCAACGCGCGCGCCCAGATCCTCGCCGACACCCTCGACCGCGCGACCGGCACCTTCCTCAACGAGGACAAGTCGCCGAGCCGCAAGCTGGGCGGGATCGACAACCGCGGCAGCCACTTCTACCTGGCGCTCTACTGGGCCCAGGAGCTGGCGCAGCAGACCGACGACGCACAGCTCGCGCAGGCGTTCGCCGCGCTCGCGAAGACGCTGGGCGAGCAGGAGCAGACCATCGTCGACGAGCTGATCGCGGTGCAGGGCTCGCCGGTCGACATCGGTGGCTACTACCAGCCCGACCCGGCCAAGGCCTCGGCCGTCATGCGTCCGTCGGAGACGTTCGTCCAGGCCATCGCCGCCATCGGCTGA
- a CDS encoding SDR family oxidoreductase, with protein MLTGRNAVVTGGSRGIGRAIVERLCRDGAHVVFNYATSDDAAAEVVRTVRGNGGRVRAVRLDLVAVNTRAVFTTIRHAALRMRDGGRIVNISTANTVRPGPGISAYVASKGAVEQLTVVAAHELGARGITVNTVSPGATDTELLRGTNQPQALEAVTGMIPLRRLGEPADVADAVAFLAGHDGRWITGQNIRATGGLA; from the coding sequence GTGCTGACAGGCAGGAACGCCGTGGTCACCGGTGGATCACGGGGTATCGGCCGCGCGATCGTCGAGCGCCTGTGCCGCGACGGGGCACACGTGGTCTTCAACTACGCGACCAGCGACGACGCCGCGGCCGAGGTCGTCCGTACGGTGCGGGGCAACGGCGGCAGGGTCCGGGCCGTCCGACTGGATCTCGTGGCGGTCAACACCAGAGCGGTCTTCACGACGATCCGCCACGCGGCGCTGCGGATGCGCGACGGCGGCCGCATCGTGAACATCTCCACGGCCAACACCGTGCGGCCGGGCCCCGGCATCTCCGCCTACGTGGCGAGCAAGGGCGCGGTCGAGCAGCTCACCGTCGTCGCCGCCCATGAACTCGGGGCCCGCGGGATCACGGTCAACACCGTCTCGCCCGGCGCCACCGACACCGAACTGCTGCGCGGCACCAACCAGCCGCAGGCACTGGAGGCAGTCACCGGCATGATCCCGCTGCGCCGACTGGGGGAACCCGCGGACGTGGCCGATGCGGTCGCCTTCCTCGCCGGCCACGACGGCCGATGGATCACGGGGCAGAACATCCGCGCGACCGGCGGACTGGCCTGA